The following are from one region of the Achromobacter xylosoxidans genome:
- the trpD gene encoding anthranilate phosphoribosyltransferase, whose protein sequence is MTISPAEALTRCIEHREIFHDEMLHLMRMLMRGEMSPQIASALLMGLRVKKETIGEITAAAQVMREFATPVVTPNPADLLDMCGTGGDGSHTFNISTTAMFVAAAAGVPIAKHGNRSASSSSGSADVLEALGANLVLTPEQVAECIQATGIGFMFAPAHHGAMKNVAAVRKELAVRTIFNILGPLTNPAGAANQLMGVFHPDLVGIQVRVLERLGSRHVLVVHGKDGMDEASLGGATLVGELKDGKVLEYEIHPEDYGLSMMSNRSIKVSNREQSRELVIEALENVEGTARDIVALNAGLAIYAGNKADSIPEALALAFELISTGAARAKLEEFCAYTRKFLK, encoded by the coding sequence GTGACTATTTCCCCCGCCGAAGCGCTGACGCGCTGCATTGAACACCGCGAAATCTTCCACGACGAAATGCTGCATCTCATGCGCATGCTGATGCGCGGCGAAATGTCGCCGCAGATCGCAAGCGCCTTGCTGATGGGCCTGCGCGTGAAGAAAGAGACCATCGGCGAGATCACCGCGGCCGCGCAGGTCATGCGCGAATTCGCCACGCCCGTGGTCACCCCGAACCCCGCCGACCTGCTGGACATGTGCGGCACCGGCGGCGACGGCAGCCACACCTTCAACATTTCCACCACTGCCATGTTCGTGGCGGCGGCGGCCGGCGTGCCGATCGCCAAGCACGGCAACCGCAGCGCCTCGTCCTCCAGCGGCAGCGCCGACGTGCTGGAAGCCCTGGGCGCCAACCTGGTGCTGACGCCCGAACAGGTGGCCGAGTGCATCCAGGCCACCGGCATCGGCTTCATGTTCGCGCCCGCCCACCATGGCGCCATGAAGAACGTGGCTGCCGTGCGCAAGGAACTGGCCGTGCGCACCATCTTCAACATCCTGGGTCCGCTGACCAACCCGGCCGGCGCCGCCAACCAGCTGATGGGTGTTTTCCACCCCGACCTGGTCGGCATCCAGGTGCGCGTGCTGGAACGCCTGGGGTCGCGCCACGTGCTGGTGGTGCACGGCAAGGACGGCATGGACGAGGCCTCGCTGGGCGGCGCCACCCTGGTCGGGGAACTCAAGGACGGGAAAGTCCTCGAATATGAGATCCACCCCGAGGACTACGGGCTATCCATGATGTCCAACCGGAGCATCAAGGTGTCCAATCGCGAACAATCGCGTGAGCTTGTCATCGAAGCGCTCGAAAATGTCGAAGGCACCGCCCGCGACATCGTCGCGCTCAATGCGGGACTCGCCATCTATGCTGGCAATAAGGCCGATTCCATTCCCGAGGCATTGGCTCTAGCATTTGAACTTATCTCCACCGGCGCGGCGCGAGCCAAGCTGGAAGAATTCTGCGCATATACCCGGAAATTCCTGAAATGA
- the trpE gene encoding anthranilate synthase component I — translation MTEIEFKALAAQGYNRIPLVAETYADLDTPLGIYLKLAHAGPQGGRMTCLMESVVGGERFGRYSFIGLPARTVIRASGTRTEVLHDGKVAETHDGDPLAFIEQYQSRFKVALRPGMPRFCGGLAGYFGYDTVRHIEPCLGPAVKPFPAGMEGGTPDLMLMHVDELVIVDNLAGRIYLMVYADPSQPEAYSRAQQRLHDLRARLRRPVEIPYSHASMQTEERRDFKKEDYLAAVHRAKEHIAAGDLMQVQIGQVIAKPFRDSPLSLYRALRSLNPSPYMYFWNFGDFQVVGASPEILVRQERVVENGEPKSQITIRPLAGTRKRGGTPEEDAALAAELKADPKEVAEHVMLIDLARNDVGRVAQVGSVKVSDTMVIERYSHVMHLVSNVTGTLNPGMSSMDVLRASFPAGTLTGAPKVEAMKIIDELEPVRRGIYGGAAGYLSYGGEMDVAIAIRTGVIKDGTLYVQAAAGIVADSNPEAEWAETEAKARAVLRAAEQVQHGLDEPI, via the coding sequence ATGACCGAAATCGAATTCAAGGCCCTCGCCGCACAAGGCTACAACCGCATCCCGCTGGTCGCGGAAACCTATGCCGACCTGGACACCCCGCTGGGCATCTACCTGAAGCTCGCGCACGCCGGCCCCCAGGGCGGGCGCATGACCTGCCTGATGGAATCGGTGGTGGGCGGCGAACGCTTCGGCCGCTACTCCTTCATCGGCCTGCCGGCCCGCACGGTGATCCGCGCCAGCGGCACCCGCACCGAGGTGCTGCACGACGGCAAGGTCGCCGAGACCCATGACGGCGATCCGCTGGCCTTCATCGAGCAATACCAGAGCCGCTTCAAGGTCGCCCTGCGTCCCGGCATGCCGCGCTTCTGCGGCGGCCTGGCCGGCTACTTCGGTTACGACACGGTGCGCCACATCGAGCCCTGCCTGGGCCCGGCGGTCAAGCCATTTCCCGCCGGCATGGAAGGCGGCACGCCCGACCTGATGCTGATGCACGTGGACGAGCTGGTCATCGTCGACAACCTGGCTGGCCGGATCTACCTGATGGTCTACGCGGACCCGAGCCAGCCCGAAGCCTACAGCCGCGCCCAGCAGCGCCTGCACGACCTGCGCGCCCGACTGCGACGCCCGGTGGAAATTCCCTACAGCCACGCCAGCATGCAGACCGAAGAGCGGCGCGACTTCAAGAAGGAAGACTATCTGGCGGCCGTGCACCGCGCCAAGGAACACATCGCCGCCGGCGACCTGATGCAGGTGCAGATCGGCCAGGTCATCGCCAAGCCCTTCCGCGATTCCCCTCTCTCCCTCTACCGCGCCCTGCGGTCGCTCAATCCCTCCCCCTACATGTACTTCTGGAACTTCGGCGACTTCCAGGTGGTCGGCGCGTCGCCGGAAATCCTGGTGCGCCAGGAGCGCGTGGTGGAAAACGGCGAGCCCAAGTCGCAGATTACGATCCGTCCCCTCGCCGGCACCCGCAAGCGCGGCGGCACGCCCGAGGAAGACGCCGCCCTGGCCGCCGAACTGAAGGCCGATCCCAAGGAAGTGGCCGAGCACGTGATGCTGATCGACCTGGCGCGCAACGACGTGGGCCGCGTGGCCCAGGTGGGCTCGGTCAAGGTCAGCGACACCATGGTGATCGAACGCTACTCGCACGTGATGCATCTGGTGTCCAACGTCACCGGCACGCTGAACCCCGGCATGAGCAGCATGGACGTGCTGCGCGCGTCCTTCCCCGCAGGCACCCTGACCGGCGCACCCAAGGTCGAGGCCATGAAGATCATCGACGAGCTGGAGCCCGTGCGCCGCGGCATCTACGGCGGCGCGGCTGGCTACCTGAGCTACGGCGGCGAAATGGACGTGGCCATCGCCATCCGCACCGGCGTCATCAAGGACGGCACGCTGTACGTGCAGGCCGCCGCCGGCATCGTGGCCGACTCCAACCCCGAAGCCGAATGGGCCGAAACCGAAGCCAAGGCCCGCGCGGTGCTGCGCGCCGCGGAACAGGTGCAGCACGGCCTGGACGAACCCATCTGA
- a CDS encoding aminodeoxychorismate/anthranilate synthase component II: protein MLLMIDNYDSFTYNLVQYFGELGEDVRVARNDQITLEEIAAMNPDRICVSPGPCSPAEAGISVPVIQTFAGKKPILGVCLGHQAIGAAYGGDIVRAQQIMHGKTVRISHTGTDIFTGLPTPYTVIRYNSLTIDPATLPDCLAVTATAPDGDIMGVRHKTLPLYGVQFHPESVLSEHGHALLRNFLNLA, encoded by the coding sequence ATGCTGTTGATGATCGACAACTACGACTCTTTCACCTACAACCTGGTGCAGTACTTCGGTGAACTGGGCGAAGACGTGCGCGTGGCGCGCAACGACCAGATCACGCTGGAAGAGATCGCCGCAATGAATCCGGACCGCATCTGCGTGTCGCCCGGCCCCTGCTCGCCGGCCGAAGCAGGCATCTCGGTGCCCGTGATCCAGACCTTTGCCGGCAAGAAGCCCATCCTGGGCGTGTGCCTGGGCCATCAGGCCATCGGCGCGGCCTACGGCGGCGACATCGTGCGCGCGCAGCAGATCATGCACGGCAAGACCGTGCGGATCTCGCACACGGGCACGGACATCTTCACCGGTCTGCCCACCCCGTACACCGTGATCCGTTACAACTCGCTGACCATCGACCCCGCCACCCTGCCCGACTGCCTGGCCGTGACCGCGACCGCGCCGGACGGCGACATCATGGGCGTGCGCCACAAGACCTTGCCGCTATACGGAGTACAGTTCCATCCCGAGTCGGTGCTCAGCGAGCACGGCCATGCCCTGCTCCGCAATTTCCTGAACCTCGCCTAA
- the trpC gene encoding indole-3-glycerol phosphate synthase TrpC, whose product MNDILAKILAVKAEEVAAARQMRSEAEVLREAQARQDVRGFAQAIEDKISQGKPGVIAEIKKASPSKGVLRDPFNPPEIAATYAVHGAACLSVLTDVQFFQGSHDHLRQARAACSLPVLRKDFVIDPYQIIVARAMGADCVLLIVAALSPAQLRDYETLAMELGMDVLVEVHDAQELDVALTMKTPLLGINNRNLRTFETSLSNTLDLLPRIPAGKRVVTESGILKPEDVQLMRQHKVDAFLVGEAFMRAKDPGAELARLMG is encoded by the coding sequence ATGAACGATATTCTCGCGAAGATCCTCGCCGTCAAGGCCGAGGAAGTCGCCGCCGCTCGCCAGATGCGCAGCGAAGCCGAAGTCCTGCGCGAAGCGCAGGCGCGGCAGGACGTGCGTGGCTTTGCCCAAGCCATCGAAGACAAGATCTCGCAAGGCAAGCCCGGCGTCATCGCCGAAATCAAGAAGGCCTCGCCGTCCAAGGGCGTGCTGCGCGACCCTTTCAATCCCCCGGAAATCGCCGCCACCTATGCGGTGCACGGCGCGGCCTGCCTGTCGGTGCTGACCGATGTGCAGTTCTTCCAGGGTTCCCACGACCACCTGCGCCAGGCGCGCGCGGCCTGCTCGCTGCCGGTGCTGCGCAAGGACTTCGTGATCGACCCGTACCAGATCATCGTCGCGCGCGCCATGGGCGCGGACTGCGTGCTGCTGATCGTGGCCGCGCTCAGCCCCGCGCAACTGCGCGACTATGAAACGCTGGCAATGGAACTGGGCATGGACGTGCTGGTGGAAGTGCACGACGCCCAGGAACTGGACGTCGCGCTGACCATGAAGACGCCGCTGCTCGGCATCAACAACCGCAACCTGCGCACCTTCGAGACCAGCCTGTCGAACACCCTGGACCTGCTGCCCCGGATCCCCGCCGGCAAGCGCGTCGTGACCGAAAGCGGCATCCTCAAGCCGGAAGACGTGCAGCTGATGCGCCAGCACAAGGTCGACGCCTTCCTGGTGGGCGAAGCCTTCATGCGCGCCAAGGATCCGGGCGCGGAACTTGCGCGCCTGATGGGCTAG
- the apaG gene encoding Co2+/Mg2+ efflux protein ApaG yields MKPYDLSVSVSPRFVPEQSDPGEQQFVFAYTVRITNTGEHPAQVISRHWIITDGNQRVQEVRGLGIVGQQPLLAPGETFEYTSGCPLPTPVGTMRGTYHCVGENGIPFEVPISEFVLAMPRTLH; encoded by the coding sequence GTGAAACCTTACGACCTGAGCGTCTCTGTCTCTCCGCGCTTCGTGCCTGAACAGTCCGATCCTGGCGAACAGCAGTTCGTGTTCGCCTATACCGTCCGCATCACCAATACCGGCGAGCATCCCGCCCAGGTGATCAGCCGCCATTGGATCATCACCGACGGCAACCAGCGCGTGCAGGAAGTGCGCGGGCTGGGCATCGTCGGGCAGCAGCCCTTGCTCGCGCCCGGCGAAACCTTCGAGTACACCAGCGGCTGTCCCCTGCCCACGCCGGTGGGCACGATGCGCGGCACTTACCACTGCGTCGGCGAGAACGGCATTCCGTTCGAAGTGCCGATCTCCGAATTCGTCCTGGCCATGCCGCGTACCCTGCATTGA
- a CDS encoding phosphoglycolate phosphatase — protein MTAFRAALLDLDGTLLDSIPDLAFAANAMRVELGMSPLREDVVATFVGKGVDNLVRRSLAGSLDAADPSAAEFDVARAAFYRHYHLSNGEKAQIYPGVIDGLKLMREQGLKLAVVTNKPTEFTLPLLQRTGLAGFFDAVVCGDTCERRKPDPDQVVHACDLLGVAMHEAVTIGDSVNDAQAGRSAGTQVLVVPYGYNEGRDVRELDVDGIVDTLVAAAQWVALWNQNQNAARTGS, from the coding sequence ATGACCGCTTTTCGCGCCGCGCTGCTGGACCTGGACGGCACCCTGCTGGATTCGATTCCCGACCTGGCCTTCGCCGCCAATGCCATGCGCGTGGAACTGGGCATGTCGCCGCTGCGCGAAGACGTGGTGGCCACCTTCGTGGGCAAGGGCGTGGACAACCTGGTGCGCCGCAGCCTGGCCGGCAGCCTGGATGCAGCCGACCCCTCGGCCGCCGAGTTCGACGTGGCCCGCGCCGCCTTCTATCGCCATTACCACCTGTCCAATGGCGAAAAGGCGCAGATCTATCCAGGCGTCATCGACGGCCTGAAGCTCATGCGCGAGCAAGGGCTGAAGCTGGCCGTCGTCACCAACAAGCCCACCGAATTCACCCTGCCGCTGCTGCAGCGCACGGGCCTGGCGGGCTTTTTCGACGCCGTGGTCTGCGGCGACACCTGCGAGCGCCGCAAGCCCGATCCGGATCAGGTGGTGCATGCCTGCGACCTGCTCGGCGTCGCCATGCACGAAGCCGTGACCATCGGCGATTCGGTCAATGACGCCCAGGCCGGCCGCAGCGCCGGCACCCAGGTCCTGGTCGTGCCTTATGGTTACAACGAAGGCCGGGACGTGCGCGAGCTGGATGTCGATGGTATAGTTGACACGCTAGTCGCCGCCGCCCAGTGGGTCGCGCTCTGGAATCAAAACCAGAACGCGGCAAGAACAGGCTCCTGA
- a CDS encoding sigma-54-dependent Fis family transcriptional regulator gives MATHSRQHALTQARLLFNQQGAVPGGMVAEPILRSWRRCADLGFDMRGVRRAELMTQGELREAQQRNEALRRLSEPAISLLRRQAGGSGGLVILSDAQGLVLDSDGDTGFAQRASRVALMPGAPWDEAAAGTNAIGTALVEGRPIAVHGAEHYFEPNRILTCAAVPITDSEGRTLGVLDLSSPARDLRPDVLELVRAAVDLIEHRLFEQAYEQHAVLRLHVDHSGLGAPGEGLLAFQGDLLIGANRRALQALGLAPTALGVYRYADVFDGDMERCPDAAGRVQARSGAVYHARLRWPRSRAPQAPARPALPPAAGPRPAEPSFDAATLGALARAVHLSDADVSILLQGETGVGKEVFARQLHARSKRACGPFVAVNCAALPESLIESELFGYEDGAFTGARRQGSKGLLRQAHGGVLFLDEIGDMPLMLQSRLLRVLQTREVSPLGAARPVSVDFALVCATHRPLAHEGPDAPVRPDLYFRIAEYTVTLEPLRARADRLELLRGLWAAQGAGPVLPAEIEAILAAYSWPGNYRQLAAVLRTLHVLAGPAGVVEADMLPADIRGAASAPQAAGKDVDPANLQAMTDAAIHNALAAHGGNVSRAARALGVHRSTLYRRVAALGAPRAR, from the coding sequence ATGGCCACTCATTCCCGTCAGCACGCGCTGACGCAAGCGCGCCTGCTGTTCAACCAGCAAGGCGCGGTGCCCGGCGGCATGGTCGCCGAGCCCATCCTGCGGTCGTGGCGTCGCTGCGCCGACCTGGGCTTCGACATGCGCGGCGTGCGCCGCGCCGAGCTCATGACCCAGGGCGAGTTGCGCGAGGCCCAGCAGCGCAACGAGGCGCTGCGCAGGCTGTCCGAACCCGCCATATCCCTGCTGCGCCGCCAGGCCGGCGGCAGCGGCGGCCTGGTGATCCTGTCCGACGCGCAAGGCCTGGTGCTGGACTCCGACGGCGACACCGGTTTCGCCCAGCGCGCCTCGCGCGTGGCGCTGATGCCCGGCGCGCCCTGGGACGAAGCGGCGGCAGGCACCAACGCCATCGGCACCGCGCTGGTGGAAGGCCGGCCCATCGCCGTGCATGGCGCGGAACACTATTTCGAACCCAACCGCATCCTGACCTGCGCCGCCGTCCCCATTACCGACAGCGAGGGCCGCACGCTGGGCGTGCTGGACCTGTCCAGCCCGGCGCGCGACCTGCGGCCCGACGTGCTGGAACTGGTGCGCGCCGCCGTGGACCTGATCGAGCACCGTTTGTTTGAACAGGCCTACGAGCAGCACGCCGTGCTGCGGCTGCACGTGGACCATTCCGGACTGGGCGCGCCCGGCGAGGGCCTGCTGGCCTTCCAGGGCGACCTGCTGATCGGCGCCAACCGCCGCGCCTTGCAGGCGCTGGGCCTGGCGCCCACCGCACTGGGCGTGTACCGCTACGCCGACGTATTCGACGGCGACATGGAGCGCTGCCCCGACGCGGCGGGCCGGGTGCAGGCGCGCTCGGGCGCCGTGTACCACGCGCGCCTGCGCTGGCCGCGTTCGCGCGCGCCACAGGCGCCGGCGCGGCCAGCGCTGCCGCCCGCGGCCGGCCCGCGCCCCGCCGAACCGAGTTTCGATGCCGCAACCCTGGGCGCGCTGGCACGCGCCGTGCACCTGTCGGATGCGGACGTGTCGATTCTGCTGCAAGGCGAAACCGGCGTGGGCAAGGAAGTGTTCGCGCGCCAGCTGCATGCGCGCAGCAAGCGCGCCTGCGGGCCGTTCGTGGCGGTGAACTGCGCGGCGTTGCCGGAAAGCCTGATCGAATCCGAGCTGTTCGGCTATGAAGACGGCGCCTTCACTGGCGCGAGGCGCCAGGGCAGCAAGGGACTGCTGCGCCAGGCGCACGGCGGCGTGCTGTTCCTGGACGAGATCGGCGACATGCCGCTGATGCTGCAATCGCGCTTGCTGCGCGTGCTGCAGACGCGTGAAGTCTCGCCGCTGGGCGCGGCCAGGCCTGTGTCCGTGGACTTCGCGCTGGTGTGCGCGACACACCGGCCGCTGGCGCACGAGGGGCCCGACGCGCCGGTGCGCCCGGACCTGTATTTCCGCATCGCCGAATACACCGTCACGCTGGAACCGTTGCGTGCACGCGCCGACCGCCTGGAGCTGCTGCGTGGCCTGTGGGCGGCGCAAGGCGCAGGCCCTGTGCTGCCGGCCGAGATCGAAGCCATCCTGGCCGCCTATTCATGGCCCGGAAACTACCGGCAACTGGCGGCCGTGCTGCGCACATTGCACGTGCTGGCGGGACCTGCCGGCGTCGTCGAGGCCGACATGCTGCCCGCCGACATCCGCGGCGCGGCGTCTGCGCCGCAAGCCGCAGGCAAAGACGTTGATCCTGCGAATCTGCAAGCCATGACGGACGCCGCGATCCACAACGCCCTGGCCGCCCATGGCGGCAATGTCAGCCGCGCTGCGCGCGCGCTGGGCGTGCATCGCAGCACGCTTTATCGCCGCGTTGCGGCGCTGGGCGCGCCGCGTGCGAGGTAG
- a CDS encoding murein transglycosylase A, which yields MKRILSLSVLSVLLAACSTPSDIPPDSGSTGIPGPSAPAADGPLVVPSLASLPDTPPRALAGKYKAANWAEMPGWTNDDLSRFWPLFLRNCRGLMRPTSGNLAAPARATPRAWQPVCAAAADPSRAPAAGDGEGVRRFLQTYLQPWRLNAADGKPAANTVTGYYEPLVRGSRRQGGSHQWPLYTVPADLLTIDLGSIYPELAGKRVRGKLDGKRVVPYDSRAAIESSGRRPPVLVWVDDPVDNFFLQVQGSGRVQLTDGPDSGKTIRVAYADHNGQPYASIGRWLIDRGELSADQASMQNIRAWAQRNPKRVPEMLNANPAVVFFREEAVVDPEQGPKGAYAVPLAPMRSIAVDAGFVPLGTPVFLATTYPASDRPLQRLVLAQDTGTAIRGAARADFYWGYGDDAGQQAGRMKQRGQMWVLWPKQAGEPSAR from the coding sequence ATGAAGCGCATTCTCAGTCTGTCCGTGCTGTCCGTCCTGCTGGCGGCATGTTCCACCCCCTCCGATATCCCTCCCGACTCCGGTTCGACCGGCATCCCCGGCCCGTCCGCGCCCGCAGCCGACGGCCCGCTGGTGGTGCCGTCGCTGGCGTCCTTGCCCGATACCCCGCCGCGCGCGCTGGCGGGCAAGTACAAGGCGGCGAACTGGGCCGAGATGCCCGGCTGGACCAACGATGACCTGTCGCGCTTCTGGCCTCTGTTCCTGCGCAATTGCCGCGGCCTGATGCGGCCGACCAGCGGCAACCTGGCCGCGCCGGCGCGCGCCACGCCGCGGGCCTGGCAGCCGGTCTGCGCCGCCGCGGCGGATCCGTCCCGCGCGCCTGCCGCGGGCGATGGCGAGGGCGTGCGCCGCTTCCTCCAGACCTATCTGCAGCCCTGGCGCCTGAACGCGGCCGACGGCAAGCCGGCCGCCAATACCGTGACGGGCTATTACGAGCCCCTGGTGCGCGGCTCGCGCCGCCAGGGCGGCAGCCATCAATGGCCGCTGTACACCGTGCCGGCGGACCTGCTGACCATCGACCTGGGTTCGATCTATCCGGAACTGGCGGGCAAGCGCGTGCGCGGCAAGCTGGACGGCAAGCGGGTGGTGCCCTATGACTCGCGCGCCGCCATCGAATCGTCAGGCCGCCGTCCGCCCGTGCTGGTGTGGGTGGACGACCCCGTCGACAACTTCTTCCTGCAGGTGCAGGGCTCGGGCCGTGTGCAGCTGACCGACGGCCCCGATTCCGGCAAGACCATCCGCGTGGCCTACGCCGACCATAACGGCCAGCCTTATGCCTCGATTGGCCGCTGGCTGATCGACCGGGGCGAGCTGTCGGCCGACCAGGCCTCCATGCAGAACATCCGCGCCTGGGCCCAGCGCAATCCCAAGCGCGTGCCGGAAATGCTCAACGCCAACCCGGCGGTGGTGTTCTTCCGCGAAGAGGCGGTGGTCGACCCGGAGCAAGGCCCCAAGGGCGCCTACGCCGTGCCGCTGGCCCCCATGCGTTCGATCGCGGTCGACGCGGGCTTCGTGCCGCTGGGCACGCCGGTATTCCTGGCCACCACCTATCCCGCGTCCGACCGGCCGCTGCAGCGCCTGGTGCTGGCCCAGGACACGGGCACGGCCATTCGCGGCGCCGCGCGCGCCGACTTCTACTGGGGCTACGGCGACGATGCCGGCCAGCAAGCCGGCCGCATGAAGCAGCGCGGCCAGATGTGGGTGCTGTGGCCGAAACAGGCCGGGGAGCCGAGCGCAAGATGA
- the rpe gene encoding ribulose-phosphate 3-epimerase, with the protein MPSPIPNIMSTQQASTRITPSILSADFARLGEEVRNVVAAGADWIHVDVMDNHYVPNLTIGPMVCAAIRPHVQVPIDVHLMVEPVDDLVPMFAKAGADYISFHPDASRHVDRTLSLIRENGCKAGLVFNPATPLSYLDYVMDKIDLILIMSVNPGFGGQSFIPGALSKLREARARIDAWTQAGGQEIVLQVDGGVKIDNIAEIRRAGADTFVAGSAIFGKPDYAGIIKSMREQIAIGETTAI; encoded by the coding sequence ATGCCCTCCCCGATCCCGAACATCATGTCTACCCAACAGGCTTCCACCCGCATCACCCCCAGCATCCTGTCGGCCGACTTCGCCCGCCTGGGCGAGGAAGTCCGCAACGTCGTCGCCGCCGGCGCCGACTGGATCCACGTGGACGTGATGGACAACCACTATGTCCCCAATCTGACCATCGGCCCGATGGTGTGCGCGGCCATCCGCCCCCATGTCCAGGTGCCGATCGACGTGCATCTCATGGTGGAACCGGTGGACGACCTGGTGCCGATGTTCGCCAAGGCCGGCGCCGACTACATCAGCTTCCACCCGGACGCCAGCCGCCACGTGGACCGCACGCTGTCGCTGATCCGTGAAAACGGCTGTAAGGCCGGCCTGGTGTTCAATCCCGCCACCCCGCTGTCCTACCTGGACTACGTGATGGACAAGATCGACCTGATCCTGATCATGTCAGTGAATCCGGGCTTCGGCGGCCAAAGCTTCATCCCGGGTGCGTTGAGCAAGCTGCGCGAGGCGCGCGCCCGCATCGACGCCTGGACGCAGGCCGGCGGCCAGGAAATCGTGCTGCAGGTCGACGGCGGCGTGAAGATCGACAACATCGCTGAAATCCGCCGCGCCGGCGCCGACACCTTCGTGGCCGGCTCCGCCATCTTCGGCAAGCCGGACTATGCCGGCATCATCAAGTCCATGCGCGAACAGATCGCCATCGGCGAAACCACCGCCATCTGA
- the adh gene encoding aldehyde dehydrogenase, whose amino-acid sequence MDIATRITPDSYGTRLDLKTQYDNFIDGKWQKPSDGEYFDNVTPVTGQVLTRNARSKERDIELALDAAHRAAPKWGATPAAQRARMLMQIADVMEANLERLATAETWDNGKPIREARAADIPLAIDHFRYFASCIRSQEGSLSEIDHDTVAYHFNEPLGVVGQIIPWNFPILMAAWKLAPALAAGNCVVLKPAEQTPLGILLLMELIGDILPPGVVNVVTGFGLEAGKPLASNKRIAKIAFTGETTTGRLIMQYASQNIIPVTLELGGKSPNIFFADVAAQDDDFLDKAIEGFVMFALNQGEVCTCPSRALIQESLYDKFMERALKRVAEIKQGNPLDADTMLGAQASTEQLEKILSYLDIGKQEGADVLAGGSRAQMQGALEGGYYVQPTVFKGHNKMRVFQEEIFGPVVAVTTFKDADDALALANDTLYGLGAGVWSRDANTCYRMGRAIKAGRVWTNCYHAYPAHAAFGGYKQSGIGRENHKMMLNHYQQTKNLLVSYSPKKLGFF is encoded by the coding sequence ATGGACATCGCGACCCGCATCACCCCCGACTCCTACGGCACGCGCCTGGACCTGAAGACCCAGTACGACAATTTCATCGACGGCAAATGGCAGAAGCCCTCCGACGGCGAATACTTCGACAACGTCACGCCGGTCACGGGCCAGGTGCTGACGCGCAATGCCCGCTCCAAGGAGCGCGACATCGAACTGGCGCTGGACGCCGCGCATCGCGCCGCGCCGAAATGGGGAGCGACCCCGGCCGCGCAGCGCGCCCGCATGCTGATGCAGATCGCCGACGTGATGGAGGCGAACCTGGAGCGCCTGGCCACGGCCGAAACCTGGGACAACGGCAAGCCCATCCGCGAAGCGCGCGCCGCCGACATCCCGCTGGCGATCGACCACTTCCGCTACTTCGCCTCTTGCATCCGCAGCCAGGAAGGCTCGCTGTCCGAGATCGACCACGACACCGTGGCCTATCACTTCAACGAACCGCTGGGCGTGGTGGGCCAGATCATTCCGTGGAACTTCCCCATCCTGATGGCCGCGTGGAAGCTGGCGCCGGCCCTGGCCGCAGGCAACTGCGTGGTGCTCAAGCCCGCCGAGCAGACGCCGCTGGGCATCCTGCTGCTGATGGAACTGATCGGCGACATCCTGCCCCCGGGCGTGGTGAACGTGGTCACGGGCTTCGGCCTGGAAGCGGGCAAGCCGCTGGCCTCGAACAAGCGCATCGCCAAGATCGCCTTCACCGGCGAGACCACCACCGGCCGCCTCATCATGCAGTACGCCTCGCAGAACATCATTCCGGTCACGCTGGAACTGGGCGGCAAATCGCCCAACATCTTCTTCGCCGACGTGGCCGCGCAGGACGATGACTTCCTCGACAAGGCGATCGAAGGCTTCGTCATGTTCGCGCTGAACCAGGGCGAGGTCTGCACCTGCCCCAGCCGCGCGCTGATCCAGGAATCCCTGTACGACAAGTTCATGGAACGCGCCCTGAAGCGCGTGGCCGAGATCAAGCAAGGCAATCCGCTGGACGCGGACACCATGCTGGGCGCGCAGGCGTCCACCGAGCAGCTGGAGAAGATCCTGTCGTACCTGGACATCGGCAAGCAGGAAGGCGCCGACGTGCTGGCCGGCGGCTCGCGCGCGCAGATGCAGGGCGCGCTGGAAGGCGGCTATTACGTGCAGCCCACGGTGTTCAAGGGCCACAACAAGATGCGCGTGTTCCAGGAGGAAATCTTCGGCCCGGTGGTGGCCGTGACGACCTTCAAGGATGCCGACGACGCGCTGGCCCTGGCCAACGACACGCTCTACGGCCTGGGCGCGGGCGTGTGGTCGCGCGACGCCAACACCTGCTATCGCATGGGACGCGCCATCAAGGCGGGCCGCGTGTGGACCAACTGCTATCACGCCTATCCTGCGCATGCGGCGTTTGGCGGCTACAAGCAATCGGGCATCGGGCGCGAGAACCACAAGATGATGCTCAACCACTATCAGCAGACCAAGAACCTGCTGGTGAGCTACTCGCCGAAGAAGCTGGGTTTCTTCTGA